Proteins from a single region of Antechinus flavipes isolate AdamAnt ecotype Samford, QLD, Australia chromosome 2, AdamAnt_v2, whole genome shotgun sequence:
- the ASTL gene encoding astacin-like metalloendopeptidase gives MNILRLGWVLIFFFFFFLNPQRPFQLFSAASFKWPKKDGIVKIPYLFSSKYDQPSREVILEAFADFEHFTCVKFVPRTNQKDFVSIIPMSGCFSSVGHSGGMQVASLAPFCLQKGKGIVLHELMHVLGFWHEHSRADRDRYIHISWKEIRPGFEINFIKSQNSNMLVPYDYTSVMHYGRYAFSKSGNTTILPLAGPDIPIGQRWNLSTSDIVRINRLYECSQTVKDSGKKEEP, from the exons ATGAACATTTTGAGGCTTGGGTGggtccttatcttttttttttttttttttttaaatcctcagcGTCCCTTCCAGCTGTTTTCTGCTGCCAGTTTCAAATGGCCCAAGAAGGATGGAATAGTAAAGATCCCATATCTTTTCTCCAGCAAATATG ATCAGCCCAGCCGAGAAGTCATTCTGGAGGCTTTTGCTGACTTTGAGCACTTCACTTGTGTTAAGTTTGTTCCTCGGACAAACCAGAAGGACTTTGTTTCCATCATTCCCATGTCTGG GTGCTTCTCCAGCGTGGGACACAGTGGCGGGATGCAGGTGGCCTCTCTGGCCCCCTTCTGCCTCCAGAAGGGTAAAGGTATCGTGCTGCATGAGCTCATGCATGTGCTGGGATTCTGGCATGAGCATTCCCGCGCCGATCGGGACCGTTACATCCACATCTCCTGGAAAGAGATCCGGCCAG GCTTCGAAATCAACTTCATCAAATCCCAGAACAGCAACATGCTTGTGCCTTATGACTACACATCAGTGATGCACTATGGGCG ATATGCTTTTAGCAAGAGCGGTAACACTACCATCCTGCCACTGGCTGGACCGGACATTCCCATTGGTCAGCGGTGGAACCTAAGCACTTCAGACATCGTTCGGATCAATAGGCTTTATGAATGCAGCCAGACCGTGAAAGATTCAGGTAAGAAAGAGGAACCATAG